CCGGATTGCTACGCGAGGCGGTGGTGCGCGCCGGTCAGTGGGCGCTGGGCGAGCCGGACCGGACACAGGCGAACATCATGAATGTGATTCTCGACGAGATCGCAGCCAGCCCAGCCGACGCCTTCCGTCTGCCCATGCCAAGCCACCCTCGCCTGCGACGCATCGCCGCCGCCCTCATCGACGACCCGGCCAACGACCGCTCGCTCGACGCGTGGGCCGACTGGGCCAGCACATCGACGCGCACAGTGAGTCGGCGCTTCGTCGAGGAGACGGGGCTGACGTTCACGGCGTGGCGTCAGCGCGCGCGTCTGTTGCGCGGGCTGGAACTGCTCGCCGCCGGGCAATCCGTCGGGGCCGTCGCGCTGGACCTCGGGTATGACAACGCCAGCGCTTTCATCGCATTGTTCAGACGTACCTTCCACACCACGCCCGGCCGTTACTTTGCGGCGGACTCGGCGGAGATCGTCGACGTGGCGGATACAGGTGACGAAGGGTCCGAAGCCATCGATTGAAGCGACATCCTCAGCCGTTCGAACGAGTGTCGCTGTCACACAGCGCGAAGTACGATAGCGTCGGTTTGCAAGT
This window of the Pandoraea sputorum genome carries:
- a CDS encoding AraC family transcriptional regulator, whose translation is MELPDHLKPKMARVQIMGAKDPPLIVLVGRESVPRASQTHHHPSGQLLGLFNGLISVRTNLGTWVVPTSRAVWVPPHCPHAAFSHGPFNGWAVYVRPDHCAGLPDQPRAIEVSGLLREAVVRAGQWALGEPDRTQANIMNVILDEIAASPADAFRLPMPSHPRLRRIAAALIDDPANDRSLDAWADWASTSTRTVSRRFVEETGLTFTAWRQRARLLRGLELLAAGQSVGAVALDLGYDNASAFIALFRRTFHTTPGRYFAADSAEIVDVADTGDEGSEAID